Proteins encoded together in one Helicobacter pylori window:
- a CDS encoding catalase, with the protein MVNKDVKQTTAFGVPVWDDNNVITAGPRGPVLLQSTWFLEKLAAFDRERIPERVVHAKGSGAYGTFTVTKDITKYTKAKIFSKVGKKTECFFRFSTVAGERGSADAVRDPRGFAMKYYTEEGNWDLVGNNTPVFFIRDAIKFPDFIHTQKRDPQTNLPNHDMVWDFWSNVPESLYQVTWVMSDRGIPKSFRHMDGFGSHTFSLINAKGERFWVKFHFETMQGVKHLTNEEAAEIRKHDPDSNQRDLFNAIARGDFPKWKLSIQVMPEEDAKKYRFHPFDVTKIWYLQDYPLMEVGIVELNKNPENYFAEVEQAAFSPANVVPGIGYSPDRMLQGRLFSYGDTHRYRLGVNYPQIPVNKPRCPFHSSSRDGYMQNGYYGSLQNYTPSSLPGYKEDKSTRDPKFNLAHIEKEFEVWNWDYRAEDSDYYTQPGDYYRSLPADEKERLHDTIGESLAHVTHKEIVDKQLEHFKKADPKYAEGVKKALEKHQKMMKDMHGKDMHHTKKKK; encoded by the coding sequence AAAGCACTTGGTTTTTGGAAAAGTTAGCGGCGTTTGATCGAGAAAGGATTCCTGAAAGGGTAGTGCATGCTAAAGGAAGCGGAGCTTATGGCACTTTCACCGTGACTAAAGACATCACTAAATACACTAAAGCGAAAATTTTCTCTAAAGTAGGCAAAAAAACAGAATGCTTTTTCAGATTTTCTACTGTGGCTGGTGAAAGAGGCAGTGCGGATGCGGTAAGAGACCCTAGAGGTTTTGCGATGAAGTATTACACTGAAGAAGGTAATTGGGATTTAGTAGGGAACAACACACCCGTTTTCTTTATCCGTGATGCGATCAAATTCCCTGATTTCATCCACACTCAAAAACGAGATCCTCAAACCAATTTGCCTAACCATGACATGGTATGGGATTTTTGGAGTAATGTTCCTGAAAGCTTGTATCAAGTAACATGGGTTATGAGCGATAGAGGGATCCCTAAATCTTTCCGCCACATGGATGGTTTTGGCAGCCACACTTTCAGTCTTATCAATGCTAAAGGTGAACGCTTTTGGGTGAAATTCCACTTTGAAACCATGCAAGGCGTTAAGCACTTGACTAATGAAGAAGCCGCAGAAATCAGAAAGCATGATCCAGATTCCAATCAAAGGGATTTATTCAATGCGATCGCTAGAGGGGATTTCCCAAAATGGAAATTAAGCATTCAAGTGATGCCAGAAGAAGACGCTAAGAAGTATCGATTCCATCCGTTTGATGTTACTAAAATCTGGTATCTCCAAGATTATCCGTTGATGGAAGTGGGCATTGTAGAGTTGAATAAAAATCCTGAAAACTACTTCGCAGAAGTGGAGCAAGCGGCATTCTCTCCGGCTAATGTCGTTCCTGGAATTGGCTATAGCCCTGATAGGATGTTACAAGGGCGCTTATTCTCTTATGGAGACACACACCGCTACCGCTTAGGGGTTAATTATCCTCAAATACCGGTTAATAAACCAAGATGCCCATTCCACTCTTCTAGCAGAGATGGTTACATGCAAAATGGGTACTACGGCTCTTTACAAAACTATACGCCTAGCTCATTGCCGGGTTATAAAGAAGATAAGAGCACTAGGGATCCTAAGTTCAACTTAGCTCATATTGAGAAAGAGTTTGAAGTGTGGAATTGGGATTACAGAGCTGAGGATAGTGATTACTACACCCAACCAGGTGATTACTACCGCTCATTGCCAGCTGATGAAAAAGAAAGGTTGCATGACACTATTGGAGAGTCTTTAGCTCATGTTACCCATAAGGAAATTGTGGATAAACAATTGGAGCATTTCAAGAAAGCTGACCCCAAATACGCTGAGGGAGTTAAAAAAGCTCTTGAAAAACACCAAAAAATGATGAAAGACATGCATGGAAAAGACATGCACCACACAAAAAAGAAAAAGTAA